Proteins co-encoded in one Oreochromis aureus strain Israel breed Guangdong linkage group 3, ZZ_aureus, whole genome shotgun sequence genomic window:
- the LOC120433348 gene encoding UDP-glucuronosyltransferase 2C1-like: protein MPNIVYVGGFHCKKAQPLPAELEAFMQSSGEHGVVVMSLGSLISVLPRKVTEAIAAAFAELPQKVIWRFVGEKPSSLGNNTLLLEWLPLNDLLGHPKTRAFVAHGGTNGMYEAIYHSVPVVGLPLLFDQFDNLLRLKVRGAAQVVEAYSLTKEDFLGALKDVLENPPFHTNMQHLSQLHRDKPVTPMDTAIFWIEYVIGNKGAPHLQSAGFHLPWYSYFCLDVAALTIAITGIFTWALVFNNLRINASKTKELVIDFSKKPPPITPVNIQALDIENVSLQPYEIQKAEQ from the exons ATGCCTAATATAGTATATGTAGGGGGCTTCCACTGCAAAAAGGCCCAACCCCTCCCCGCTGAGCTGGAAGCATTCATGCAGAGCTCCGGAGAACACGGAGTGGTTGTCATGTCTCTGGGGTCGTTGATATCAGTCTTACCTCGGAAGGTCACAGAGGccattgctgctgcttttgctgaGCTCCCTCAGAAGGTGATTTGGCGTTTTGTGGGTGAAAAACCTTCATCTCTTGGAAACAACACCCTGCTGTTGGAGTGGCTACCTCTGAATGACCTCCTGGGACACCCCAAGACCCGTGCCTTTGTGGCCCATGGAGGCACCAATGGCATGTATGAAGCCATCTACCACAGTGTTCCTGTTGTGGGCCTCCCACTCCTCTTTGACCAGTTTGACAACTTACTCCGGCTGAAGGTCCGTGGTGCAGCTCAGGTTGTAGAGGCTTACTCACTGACCAAAGAAGACTTCCTGGGCGCGCTCAAGGATGTTCTTGAGAATCCCCCTTTCCACACTAACATGCAGCATCTGTCCCAGCTACACCGTGACAAGCCAGTGACTCCAATGGACACTGCCATCTTTTGGATTGAATATGTCATCGGGAACAAAGGAGCACCTCACCTACAGTCAGCAGGTTTTCATCTGCCTTGGTATTCCTATTTCTGCCTGGATGTGGCTGCTTTAACCATAGCTATAACTGGAATTTTCACCTGGGCTTTGGTCTTT AACAATCTTCGCATCAATGCCAGCAAGACGAAGGAGCTGGTCATTGACTTCAGCAAGAAGCCACCCCCTATTACACCAGTGAACATCCAGGCTTTGGACATTGAAAATGT GTCTCTGCAGCCATATGAAATTCAGAAAGCTGAGCAATAG